In a single window of the Nodularia spumigena CCY9414 genome:
- a CDS encoding type I polyketide synthase produces the protein MENNDQSVQARVFKALNEARERLKAVEAKESEPIAVVGLGCRFGNDISTPQAFWSFLKAGANTLRDIPRDRWNVGDFYDPDRSKAGRIYVSQGGFLDHVSMFDAQFFGIAPREALHIDPQQRLLLEVAYEALEDAAMAAPTSRLGKTGVFIGITNNDYARLIAPGKDYSTVGAYHISGNHINAAAGRISYLLNLNGPSLAVDTACSSSLVAVHLACRSLRSQECRQALVGGVNLILTPEVPIALCRNQMLAADGRCKTFDASADGFGIGEGCGVVVLKRLSEALEDGDRIWALIRGTSVNNDGASGGFTVPNGPVQTDLIREALNDARLSADVIDYIEAHGTGTALGDPIEIKAIADALCVNRSKSQPLLVGSIKTNLGHLAAAAGISGLIKTVLSIYHQQIPAHLNFHKPNPHINWDSLPLAVVTQTRPWTVSNQKMRAAGVSSFGASGTNAHVILSEPPQVQSPMPTTWPILITLSAKDEERLRLLAGRFVDDVDLNLSDVALSLNTGRFHYQQRLALLVSSISDFRAQLRDYAGFTQRRKGAKVGSGVIYGEAQGNIKVAFVCNDQGVILSGVGEELFAHESVFREAFGRCDRLFQSYLNFSIKELLERNQDIDDPLYVQPVLFALQYAIFELWKCWGIRPSAILGSGLGEYVAAQQAGVFSVEDAVKLVASRALLFNQKFGEDGFLAFEKVAASVDYHTPQLTLISHVNGEVVSSYIKTAAYWVQELRPSNHVDKGIATLHQMGYEIFLEIVNHSRENLPASEILWLSSLAKDVSNYQQLQTVLAQLYVRGANINWKEFHRYRPGQKISLPNSPFIRKHYWVTAVNEQQNSVSKSHHYGHPLLGERLPSPLSSIQYRASISQNNPAFLAEHQVFEQAIFPGAAFIEMALAAAEGKAVSLANIEFTKALLLGNTENVLQLIIEQNLGNQDSFSIYNQVDKSWDILVTGKLEKLKAIDAIKQNLTEIQAECPENLDINSFYHTYQKSGVNYGKSFQLIQKIQRGNNCAFAQIKLTEPLSLEARKYQFHPTMLDACFQAIAAILFQQESSVTYVPISIANFQFFRSPDAIVISAVRLTKNAHNLIVSDIDIYSEQGELLVAITGFELKSVQRQEIIRAQNQAPSYLEEWIPLAPLLPDGRDSLLTPDVIKTQVQPQELEQQLADKLRQYERLLGEMETLSINYIWEVLEKLNWQPKLGQTYPEAEIAAQGGVVDFYRPLLSRCLAILAEEGILTQQKDGWLLAKQPSTSASQLQIPHLCHEFPDYLAEINLIERCGSALAAVMRRQIEPLELLFPQGDLNAIASVYSDAAGAKLMNELIAETLKCALANLPTNRRLRILEIGGGTASATTAILPHLNNSHIEYVFTDISSIFLTRAKEKFCDYPFIKYQTLDIEQNPLTQGFLSGSFDIIIAANVLHATAEIDKTLQHVHSLIAPNGLLILLESTGARRWIDLTFGLTEGWWLCTNDPHRNGYPLLNTKHWQNLLTAHGFAQTNIIEPTHPDTRNLLKQSVIIAKSHLSPLCASAPVREIIFADTKGIAQNLITPFQQRGVACSLILPQEIDPDNAEDYRLILQKLITPETREIVYFWALESIESEIYQAVETHCRRFLFLLQALLQLENPPALILVTQGSVPAKEVTTLTSPAQSSLLGIALSLVIEHPELNFRAIDLDPDQQDLGEELFREIYSDTQENRVALRGEQRFSPRLVEQKLEDGNINFREDGFYLISGGTGGLGLATTRWMIERGARHLVLCSRSGVTALTPEILASLQSLNADIQIKDVDVTDAEQLHTILEECRLQYPVRGIFHIAGTLDDTTLLRLTPERFNHVLAPKVKGTWLLHQLTLKDPLDFFVCYTSAVSLIGSAGQANAAAANAFEDAFVYYRHGQNLPATVINWGPWSEVGAAVDRNVLERLAAKGYDAIAPNLALHTLEKILVNKIVRAGVIAIDWQRFPYINQSFYQNFLPQVKTKSPTAANILEQWQTVPVKQRRDLLISHISLSVSTVLGLSINEVVSPQQGFFDMGMDSLTSTELRNLLQTDFNCSLPTTITFRFPNVETLADYLLREVLNISEVQIPVQKIIQEVPQIQLEKYSLETPQLEEDPIVIVGMACRFPGGANDLESFWQLLAQGKDAVREIPGDRWDMQAWYHPDPDTPGKIYSPYGAFLEQIDEFDAEFFGILPREAVAIDPQQRLLLETTWQALESAGQNPQQLRNTQTGVFVGAMTQDYAQLSYAPEAINAYTGSGTSVSVAAGRISYVLGLQGPSMTVDTACSSSLVAVHLASNALRNHECDIALAGGVNIILTPVISLIESRAHMLAPDGRCKTFDASANGMVRGEGCGMIVLKRLSQAIKNGDRILAKVHSTAVNHDGPSSGLTVPNGDAQEKLLHQALNAAKLKPEQIDFIEAHGTGTALGDPIELESMAAVFGNRPQNRPLIIGSVKTNLGHLEGAAGIAGLIKTVLALQKHQIPPHLHFQQPNPRFDWSTDIFEVPVHGKNWYPSQRERIAGVSSFGFSGTNAHIIVGEVARNSPQPSEPKFYLLPLSARSVTSLQQLAKNYQSALNDSVNLADACFTISTGRAIFPHRLCILADSISTAQKALADFQTGEDSDNLITQISSETQPKIAFLFTGQGSQYTGMGETLYNQEPVFRNTLDICDQILQPILGTSLLDLIWQLPNSELLAQTQITQPALFSLEYALAKLWQSWGIQPSALLGHSIGEYVAACLAGVFSLEDALQLVIQRGRLMAELPHNGAMTAIYADYATVAAYIQPNDTQVNIAAANGAITVISGSDEIVEQLEKTFIEKDYKTRRLTVSHAFHSPLMEPMLDDFAKVLQTVCFHEPNLTIISNVTGKPINQEIATPNYWLSHIRHTVHFGTGLQYLIDSGYRCFVELGPKPVLLGMARLTTQNPEILWLPSIIPGKDEQAQMYRTLSTLFVNGHSIEWTEVFQPGQRISLPTYPFQRERYWLSNSQFPVAEIKTKLHPFISDFKKLATGEIIFEGEISADSPDYLQEHKVFGKTLFPATGFIEAILAASQKILTGNGAIIQNVSIHQGLVLSQSPTTVQIIFKPQKSHYSFEIFSQTSAANNWILHVNGEIKPNHQPAPASVHNWSDIAGESVAISKFYQLYDQMGISYGQRFQAIQKLRHLENGSQAEISIDSSLTDQRYCLHPVLLDACLQSIGAAFPQIHGQELHLPYGFSSLELFSNPGSQAKTHIQIKSNTHDAIGVDLEIYDQQHQLCARFTDLTARRTNPAILQSLWTEKAKNCFYQSQWKQLNSIAKITVKSEKSWLVFVHPGAGLHQVINLLQQAGERVITVELGDGYKCRSQDDFVINFEQKSDFHRLYQEAYPAGEFPTGVIFTGETEYADPVYKSFHSALHLIQTVTTHWQKLPDLWLVTRGANKILAENSLQPQQSLLWGLGAVINNEYPQMRCVCLDLSPTAEPDEGEFLFKELHTPSNELRLALRQGNRYGARLVSATIPPAQKQQLVSQEGAYLITGGLGKLGLLLAQWLSEMGASHLVLCSRNLKSPPEAITSLAKNGTQITVICADIASPTDIEEIFARFGQDLPPLRGVIHAAGVLDDGLLSNQNWQRYQNVMRPKVEGTLLLDRYTRDLSLDFFVTFSSAAVVLGSPGQSNYAAANTFMDALMQQRQSLGLPGISINWGAWDTENEIDKKRLAGWGIESMSAQTGFKYLSQLILANVSQSVIIDIDWANFQAAFNLNQMFFAEVIQPKEQQEKISAKILEKLNSVYIDERTAVLTKEIEHVLRELTGLAPNSIIPQKTSFLDLGLNSLMVLEFKNSLERELGCNLPSSVIFDYPNLTELITYLQVEILAPNIDFEVKTNSLVDPGNPYDSLNEDELAILLNQKLTEFDQYGE, from the coding sequence ATGGAGAATAATGATCAGTCTGTTCAAGCTAGGGTGTTTAAGGCGCTGAATGAGGCGAGGGAGAGATTAAAGGCTGTTGAAGCTAAAGAAAGTGAACCGATTGCAGTTGTGGGTTTGGGTTGTCGTTTTGGTAATGATATTTCTACGCCCCAGGCATTTTGGTCTTTTTTGAAAGCTGGTGCTAATACCTTGCGGGATATACCGCGCGATCGCTGGAATGTTGGGGATTTTTATGATCCAGATCGCAGTAAAGCTGGTAGAATCTATGTGTCTCAAGGCGGTTTTCTCGATCATGTCTCAATGTTTGACGCGCAATTTTTCGGAATTGCACCGCGAGAAGCTTTACATATTGATCCTCAGCAGCGTTTACTGTTAGAGGTTGCCTATGAGGCTTTGGAAGATGCTGCTATGGCAGCACCTACTTCTAGACTTGGCAAAACTGGGGTTTTTATTGGGATTACAAATAATGATTATGCTCGTCTGATAGCTCCTGGGAAAGACTACAGCACCGTTGGGGCTTATCATATCTCTGGAAATCATATCAATGCTGCTGCTGGTCGCATCTCTTATCTTTTGAATCTGAATGGCCCTAGTTTGGCTGTGGATACGGCTTGTTCTTCTTCACTGGTGGCGGTTCATTTGGCTTGTCGTTCTTTGCGCTCGCAGGAATGCAGACAGGCTTTGGTGGGAGGTGTAAACCTGATTCTGACACCGGAAGTACCAATCGCGTTGTGCAGAAATCAGATGTTAGCTGCTGATGGTAGATGCAAAACTTTTGACGCAAGCGCTGATGGGTTTGGAATTGGCGAGGGTTGTGGAGTTGTTGTTTTAAAAAGGTTGAGTGAAGCTTTAGAAGATGGAGATCGCATTTGGGCGTTAATTCGGGGAACATCTGTAAATAATGACGGTGCAAGTGGCGGTTTTACAGTTCCCAATGGCCCTGTGCAGACAGATTTAATTCGTGAAGCTCTCAATGACGCGCGTTTGAGTGCCGATGTCATTGATTATATCGAGGCTCACGGTACTGGTACGGCTTTGGGAGATCCCATTGAAATTAAAGCCATCGCTGATGCTTTATGTGTCAACCGCTCTAAATCCCAACCTTTGTTAGTCGGTTCGATAAAAACAAATCTCGGTCATTTGGCGGCGGCGGCGGGAATTTCGGGTTTAATTAAAACTGTATTATCTATATATCATCAGCAAATTCCGGCTCATCTGAATTTCCACAAGCCAAATCCTCATATTAATTGGGACAGTTTACCCCTGGCTGTGGTGACACAAACTCGTCCCTGGACTGTTAGCAATCAGAAGATGAGAGCAGCTGGAGTCAGTTCTTTTGGCGCATCGGGAACTAATGCTCATGTGATTTTGAGCGAACCTCCTCAAGTACAATCGCCGATGCCAACAACTTGGCCTATACTGATTACTCTCTCTGCTAAAGATGAGGAACGTTTGCGTCTGTTGGCGGGTCGTTTTGTTGATGATGTTGATTTAAATTTAAGTGATGTTGCGTTAAGTCTGAATACAGGTCGTTTTCATTATCAGCAGCGATTAGCTTTGTTGGTTTCTAGTATTAGCGATTTTCGAGCGCAGCTTCGGGATTATGCAGGTTTCACGCAAAGGCGCAAAGGCGCAAAGGTAGGAAGTGGGGTTATTTATGGTGAGGCGCAAGGGAATATTAAGGTTGCTTTTGTTTGCAATGATCAGGGAGTGATTTTGTCTGGTGTGGGGGAAGAGCTTTTTGCTCATGAGTCTGTATTTCGTGAGGCGTTTGGGCGATGCGATCGCTTATTTCAAAGTTATTTAAATTTTTCCATAAAAGAGTTACTTGAGCGCAATCAAGATATAGATGATCCTTTGTATGTGCAACCTGTTTTATTTGCTCTGCAATATGCTATTTTTGAACTCTGGAAGTGTTGGGGAATTCGCCCTTCGGCAATTTTAGGTTCTGGTTTGGGTGAGTATGTTGCTGCTCAACAAGCTGGCGTTTTTTCTGTTGAAGATGCTGTTAAGTTGGTTGCTAGTCGGGCGCTTTTGTTTAACCAAAAATTTGGGGAAGACGGATTTTTGGCTTTTGAAAAAGTAGCTGCATCAGTTGATTATCATACTCCCCAACTGACTTTAATTTCTCATGTTAATGGTGAAGTTGTTAGTAGTTATATTAAAACTGCTGCTTATTGGGTGCAAGAACTGCGTCCATCAAATCATGTTGACAAGGGAATTGCTACTCTGCATCAGATGGGCTATGAAATATTTCTAGAAATTGTTAATCATAGTCGTGAAAATTTGCCAGCCAGCGAAATTCTCTGGTTGTCTAGTTTAGCGAAGGATGTTAGCAATTATCAGCAACTGCAAACTGTCTTAGCACAACTATATGTCCGGGGCGCAAATATTAATTGGAAAGAATTTCATCGTTATCGACCAGGGCAGAAAATTAGTTTACCAAATTCTCCTTTTATCCGCAAACACTATTGGGTTACTGCTGTTAATGAGCAACAGAATTCAGTCAGTAAATCTCATCACTATGGACATCCTTTATTAGGCGAGCGTCTACCCTCACCGCTATCTTCTATTCAATATCGAGCTAGTATTAGTCAGAATAATCCAGCATTTTTGGCTGAACATCAAGTTTTTGAGCAAGCGATATTTCCCGGCGCGGCATTTATTGAAATGGCTTTAGCTGCGGCAGAAGGTAAGGCGGTTAGTTTAGCAAATATTGAATTTACCAAAGCTTTATTGCTGGGAAATACGGAAAATGTTCTGCAATTGATTATTGAGCAAAACCTCGGTAATCAAGACAGTTTTTCTATCTATAATCAAGTTGATAAAAGTTGGGATATCCTCGTTACAGGAAAACTGGAAAAGTTAAAAGCAATTGATGCAATTAAACAAAATTTAACGGAAATACAAGCGGAATGTCCAGAAAATCTAGATATTAATTCATTTTATCACACATACCAAAAATCTGGAGTCAATTACGGTAAGAGTTTCCAGCTAATCCAGAAAATTCAGCGTGGTAATAATTGTGCATTTGCTCAAATTAAGTTAACTGAACCTCTGAGTTTAGAAGCCAGAAAATACCAATTTCATCCTACAATGCTGGATGCTTGTTTTCAGGCGATCGCAGCTATTTTATTTCAGCAAGAGTCATCTGTAACTTATGTCCCAATCAGCATTGCTAACTTCCAATTTTTCCGCTCTCCCGATGCAATTGTCATCAGTGCCGTCAGACTAACTAAAAATGCTCATAATTTAATTGTCTCTGACATTGATATTTATTCAGAACAAGGTGAGCTACTAGTAGCAATTACCGGATTTGAGCTAAAATCAGTTCAACGCCAAGAAATTATCCGCGCTCAAAACCAAGCTCCATCCTACTTAGAAGAGTGGATTCCCCTAGCACCCTTATTACCCGATGGTAGAGATTCTTTACTTACCCCTGATGTAATTAAAACTCAAGTCCAACCCCAGGAATTAGAACAGCAATTGGCGGATAAATTGCGCCAATATGAACGCTTGCTGGGGGAGATGGAAACTTTAAGCATAAATTATATTTGGGAAGTTTTAGAAAAGCTGAACTGGCAACCGAAATTAGGTCAAACTTATCCAGAAGCAGAAATTGCTGCTCAAGGTGGAGTAGTTGATTTTTATCGTCCCTTATTATCGCGGTGTTTAGCCATCCTAGCCGAAGAAGGAATTTTAACTCAGCAAAAAGATGGCTGGTTATTAGCAAAACAACCTAGTACATCTGCATCTCAATTACAAATTCCCCACCTTTGTCACGAATTTCCCGATTACCTAGCAGAAATTAACCTCATAGAACGTTGTGGTTCAGCTTTAGCTGCGGTGATGCGTCGCCAAATTGAGCCATTAGAACTACTATTTCCCCAAGGCGATTTAAATGCGATCGCATCTGTATATTCTGATGCGGCTGGTGCTAAATTGATGAATGAACTAATTGCCGAAACGCTTAAATGTGCATTAGCAAATTTACCAACAAATCGCCGGCTAAGAATTTTAGAAATTGGCGGCGGAACCGCATCAGCCACCACAGCGATTTTACCCCATTTAAATAATAGTCACATTGAATATGTATTTACCGATATTTCCTCTATATTTTTAACCAGAGCCAAAGAAAAATTCTGCGATTATCCGTTCATCAAATATCAAACCTTAGATATAGAACAAAATCCCTTAACTCAAGGTTTTCTCTCAGGAAGTTTTGATATTATTATCGCCGCCAACGTCCTTCATGCCACAGCAGAGATTGACAAAACCCTCCAGCACGTACATTCCCTAATTGCACCTAACGGCTTACTCATACTATTAGAAAGCACAGGCGCACGTCGTTGGATAGATTTAACCTTTGGCTTAACAGAAGGCTGGTGGCTATGCACTAACGATCCCCACCGCAATGGCTATCCTTTACTAAATACAAAACATTGGCAAAACTTACTTACTGCTCATGGATTTGCCCAAACTAATATTATTGAACCAACCCACCCAGACACACGCAACCTATTAAAACAAAGTGTAATTATTGCCAAAAGCCACCTTTCACCTCTGTGCGCCTCTGCGCCTGTGCGTGAAATAATCTTTGCCGATACCAAAGGAATAGCCCAAAATTTAATCACCCCATTCCAACAACGAGGTGTTGCTTGTTCTCTCATCTTACCTCAAGAAATTGATCCTGATAACGCCGAAGACTACCGATTAATATTACAAAAACTCATCACCCCAGAAACTCGTGAAATTGTCTACTTTTGGGCATTAGAATCAATAGAAAGTGAAATTTATCAAGCAGTAGAGACTCATTGTAGACGTTTCCTCTTTCTACTTCAGGCATTATTACAGTTAGAAAATCCCCCTGCCCTGATTCTCGTCACCCAAGGATCTGTACCAGCCAAAGAAGTAACAACGCTGACTTCTCCAGCCCAATCTTCATTATTAGGAATCGCTTTAAGCCTAGTAATAGAACACCCAGAATTAAATTTTAGAGCCATAGATTTAGATCCTGATCAACAAGATTTAGGAGAAGAATTATTCCGAGAAATCTACAGCGATACACAAGAAAACCGTGTAGCATTGCGAGGAGAGCAACGCTTTTCTCCGCGTTTAGTCGAGCAAAAACTAGAAGATGGAAACATTAATTTCCGTGAAGATGGTTTTTATCTAATTTCTGGTGGTACAGGCGGATTAGGTTTAGCCACCACCCGATGGATGATAGAACGTGGCGCTCGTCATTTAGTCTTATGCAGTCGTAGTGGTGTAACAGCGCTCACTCCCGAAATTCTGGCAAGTCTGCAATCACTGAACGCAGACATCCAAATCAAAGATGTTGATGTCACAGATGCAGAGCAACTGCACACCATACTCGAAGAGTGCCGATTGCAGTATCCGGTGCGGGGAATTTTCCACATCGCCGGCACTTTAGACGATACAACATTACTGCGACTGACACCAGAACGTTTTAACCATGTTCTAGCACCCAAGGTAAAAGGAACTTGGCTACTTCATCAATTAACGCTCAAAGATCCTTTAGATTTCTTTGTTTGTTATACCTCGGCTGTGTCGCTTATTGGCTCGGCTGGACAAGCCAATGCTGCGGCTGCGAATGCCTTTGAGGATGCTTTTGTCTATTATCGTCATGGACAGAATTTGCCTGCAACAGTGATAAATTGGGGACCGTGGAGCGAAGTTGGTGCAGCAGTTGATCGCAATGTTTTAGAAAGATTAGCCGCAAAAGGTTATGATGCGATCGCACCTAATTTAGCACTCCATACTTTAGAAAAAATCTTGGTGAACAAGATTGTCCGGGCTGGTGTAATTGCCATTGATTGGCAGCGTTTCCCCTACATTAACCAAAGCTTTTATCAAAACTTCTTACCTCAAGTAAAAACTAAATCTCCAACCGCAGCAAATATTTTAGAACAATGGCAAACAGTACCTGTAAAACAGCGTCGAGATTTGCTGATCAGCCACATTAGTTTAAGCGTTTCCACTGTATTAGGACTATCAATTAATGAAGTAGTTTCTCCCCAACAAGGCTTTTTTGACATGGGGATGGACTCACTCACATCCACAGAACTTCGCAATCTTTTGCAAACAGATTTTAACTGCTCTCTACCCACAACAATTACTTTTCGGTTTCCCAATGTGGAAACTTTAGCAGATTATCTCCTGCGGGAAGTTTTAAATATCTCTGAGGTGCAAATTCCTGTCCAAAAGATCATACAAGAAGTCCCTCAAATACAACTGGAAAAATATTCTTTAGAAACACCACAGCTAGAAGAAGATCCCATTGTGATTGTGGGGATGGCTTGCAGATTTCCAGGGGGTGCAAATGATCTGGAATCATTCTGGCAACTTTTAGCACAGGGAAAAGATGCCGTGAGAGAAATTCCAGGCGATCGCTGGGATATGCAAGCGTGGTATCATCCAGATCCCGATACACCAGGAAAAATATATTCTCCTTACGGAGCATTTTTAGAGCAAATAGATGAGTTTGATGCCGAATTTTTTGGCATTCTCCCCCGTGAAGCTGTGGCCATCGATCCTCAGCAGCGCTTGCTACTAGAAACTACTTGGCAAGCCTTAGAATCTGCCGGTCAAAACCCCCAGCAGTTACGCAACACTCAAACAGGTGTTTTTGTGGGGGCGATGACTCAAGACTATGCACAGTTGAGTTATGCTCCAGAAGCAATCAATGCCTATACCGGTTCTGGAACTTCTGTCAGTGTCGCCGCCGGTCGAATTTCTTATGTACTAGGCTTACAAGGGCCTTCCATGACAGTGGATACAGCTTGTTCTTCTTCTTTAGTCGCAGTACATCTAGCTAGCAATGCTTTGCGTAATCATGAGTGTGATATTGCTTTAGCAGGTGGTGTCAACATCATTTTAACCCCGGTAATTTCCTTAATTGAAAGTCGCGCCCATATGCTTGCACCTGATGGACGTTGCAAAACTTTTGATGCCAGTGCCAATGGCATGGTGCGGGGCGAAGGTTGTGGGATGATAGTTCTCAAGCGGTTGAGTCAAGCAATTAAAAATGGCGATCGCATTTTAGCGAAAGTTCATAGTACAGCCGTCAATCACGATGGGCCAAGTAGTGGGCTGACTGTACCCAATGGCGATGCTCAAGAAAAATTATTACATCAAGCACTCAACGCAGCCAAACTCAAACCAGAGCAAATAGATTTTATCGAAGCTCATGGTACAGGTACAGCCCTGGGAGATCCCATTGAATTAGAAAGCATGGCCGCAGTGTTTGGAAACCGTCCCCAAAATCGACCTTTAATAATTGGTTCCGTCAAAACCAATTTAGGACATTTAGAAGGAGCAGCCGGAATAGCTGGGTTAATCAAAACTGTTTTAGCCTTGCAAAAGCATCAAATTCCTCCCCATCTCCACTTTCAGCAACCAAACCCCCGTTTTGATTGGAGTACCGATATTTTTGAAGTCCCAGTACATGGAAAAAATTGGTATCCTAGCCAGCGAGAACGCATTGCCGGCGTGAGTTCTTTTGGATTTAGTGGTACTAATGCCCATATTATTGTCGGAGAAGTTGCCCGAAATTCTCCCCAACCATCAGAGCCAAAATTTTACTTACTACCCCTTTCCGCTCGTTCCGTAACATCTCTGCAACAGTTAGCTAAAAATTATCAGTCCGCCTTGAATGACTCTGTTAATTTAGCAGATGCTTGTTTTACTATCAGCACAGGTAGGGCTATTTTCCCCCATCGATTATGTATTCTCGCCGACTCCATTTCCACAGCCCAAAAAGCCCTGGCTGACTTCCAAACAGGTGAAGATTCAGACAATTTAATTACACAAATTAGCTCAGAAACTCAGCCCAAGATCGCCTTTCTCTTCACTGGACAAGGTTCTCAATATACCGGCATGGGAGAAACGCTTTACAACCAAGAACCAGTCTTTAGAAATACTCTAGATATTTGTGACCAAATCCTCCAACCAATTTTAGGAACATCACTATTAGATTTAATCTGGCAATTGCCAAATAGCGAATTACTGGCACAAACGCAAATCACACAGCCAGCCCTATTTTCACTGGAATACGCCCTAGCTAAATTATGGCAATCTTGGGGAATACAACCCTCAGCACTTTTAGGACATAGCATTGGTGAATATGTCGCCGCTTGTTTAGCTGGTGTCTTTTCTTTAGAAGATGCTTTACAACTAGTTATTCAACGCGGTCGCTTAATGGCAGAACTCCCGCACAATGGCGCGATGACAGCAATTTATGCTGATTATGCCACTGTCGCCGCTTATATTCAGCCCAATGACACTCAAGTAAATATTGCCGCAGCCAATGGTGCAATTACTGTCATTTCTGGCTCTGATGAAATTGTCGAGCAACTAGAGAAAACCTTTATAGAAAAAGATTATAAAACTAGACGTTTGACAGTATCTCATGCTTTTCATTCTCCTTTAATGGAGCCAATGCTTGATGATTTTGCCAAAGTTTTACAGACAGTTTGTTTCCATGAACCAAACTTAACTATTATTAGCAATGTCACAGGTAAACCAATTAATCAAGAAATCGCCACTCCCAATTATTGGCTAAGTCACATTCGCCATACTGTACATTTTGGCACAGGATTGCAATATTTAATTGACAGTGGTTATCGTTGCTTTGTGGAATTAGGCCCCAAGCCAGTGTTACTGGGTATGGCGCGACTAACCACTCAAAATCCAGAAATCTTATGGTTGCCCAGCATTATACCAGGAAAAGATGAACAAGCCCAGATGTACCGCACCTTGTCCACACTCTTCGTCAATGGTCATTCTATAGAATGGACGGAGGTATTTCAGCCAGGACAGAGAATTTCTTTACCTACTTATCCATTTCAACGAGAACGCTACTGGTTATCAAATTCCCAATTTCCTGTAGCCGAAATCAAAACTAAATTGCATCCTTTTATTAGTGATTTCAAAAAATTAGCTACAGGAGAAATTATTTTTGAGGGAGAAATAAGTGCTGATAGTCCCGATTATCTTCAAGAACACAAAGTATTTGGCAAAACTTTATTTCCGGCTACGGGTTTCATAGAAGCAATTCTAGCCGCCAGTCAGAAAATATTGACTGGGAATGGGGCAATTATTCAAAATGTCTCCATTCATCAAGGATTAGTATTATCTCAATCTCCAACTACTGTACAAATCATTTTTAAACCCCAAAAATCTCACTACAGTTTTGAGATATTTAGTCAGACTTCAGCCGCAAATAATTGGATTCTCCATGTAAACGGTGAGATTAAACCCAACCATCAGCCAGCACCTGCATCTGTGCATAATTGGTCTGATATAGCCGGAGAATCTGTTGCTATCTCTAAATTTTATCAACTTTATGACCAGATGGGAATTAGCTATGGTCAGCGTTTTCAAGCTATTCAAAAACTACGCCATTTAGAAAATGGTTCTCAGGCGGAAATTAGTATTGATAGCAGTTTGACAGACCAGCGATATTGTCTGCATCCCGTGCTTTTAGATGCTTGCTTGCAAAGTATTGGCGCGGCGTTCCCCCAAATTCACGGTCAGGAATTACATTTACCTTACGGTTTCTCCTCCTTAGAATTATTTAGTAATCCTGGTTCTCAAGCTAAAACGCACATTCAGATTAAATCTAATACTCATGATGCCATAGGCGTAGACTTAGAAATTTATGATCAACAACATCAGCTTTGCGCTCGGTTTACAGACTTAACAGCACGGCGGACTAATCCCGCAATTTTACAGAGTTTATGGACAGAAAAGGCTAAAAATTGCTTTTACCAATCGCAATGGAAACAGCTAAATTCAATTGCCAAAATTACAGTCAAATCGGAAAAATCTTGGTTAGTATTTGTGCATCCTGGCGCAGGGTTGCATCAGGTGATCAACTTATTACAACAAGCAGGAGAACGAGTCATTACTGTCGAACTTGGTGATGGTTATAAATGCCGTTCTCAAGATGATTTTGTGATCAATTTTGAGCAAAAGTCTGATTTTCATCGCTTATATCAAGAAGCATACCCAGCAGGAGAATTTCCCACAGGGGTAATTTTCACTGGGGAAACAGAATATGCAGATCCAGTCTACAAGAGTTTTCATAGTGCGCTGCACTTAATCCAAACCGTCACCACCCACTGGCAAAAATTACCTGATTTATGGTTAGTAACTCGCGGTGCAAATAAAATTCTGGCGGAGAATTCCTTACAACCTCAACAATCTTTGTTATGGGGATTAGGTGCAGTCATTAATAACGAATATCCCCAAATGCGGTGTGTGTGTTTGGATTTATCACCAACGGCAGAACCTGATGAAGGGGAATTTTTGTTTAAAGAACTTCATACCCCCAGCAACGAGTTACGCCTAGCTTTACGCCAAGGAAACCGCTATGGAGCCAGGTTAGTCTCTGCAACAATTCCCCCAGCCCAAAAGCAACAATTAGTAAGCCAAGAAGGAGCTTATTTAATTACTGGCGGTTTGGGTAAACTGGGCTTGTTGCTGGCGCAATGGTTATCAGAAATGGGAGCTAGTCATTTAGTTTTATGTAGCCGAAATCTGAAATCTCCACCAGAAGCCATCACCTCATTGGCAAAAAATGGGACACAAATTACAGTTATCTGTGCTGATATTGCTTCACCAACAGATATAGAAGAAATTTTCGCTCGTTTTGGTCAAGATTTACCTCCCTTGCGGGGAGTAATTCACGCGGCTGGTGTTTTAGATGATGGGTTGTTAAGCAATCAAAATTGGCAAAGATATCAAAACGTGATGCGTCCTAAAGTAGAAGGTACTTTATTATTAGACCGCTATACTCGTGATTTATCTTTAGACTTTTTCGTTACCTTTTCTTCGGCTGCTGTGGTTCTTGGTTCACCTGGTCAAAGTAATTACGCTGCTGCTAATACTTTTATGGATGCTTTGATGCAGCAACGACAAAGTTTAGGATTACCTGGTATCAGTATCAATTGGGGTGCATGGGATACAGAAAATGAAATTGACAAAAAACGTTTGGCTGGTTGGGGTATTGAAAGTATGTCAGCCCAGACTGGTTTTAAATATCTGAGTCAATTGATTTTGGCTAATGTTTCCCAATCGGTAATTATTGATATTGATTGGGCTAATTTTCAAGCCGCTTTTAATCTGAATCAGATGTTTTTTGCCGAAGTAATCCAACCAAAAGAACAACAGGAAAAGATTTCTGCTAAAATTTTAGAAAAATTAAACTCTGTATATATAGATGAGCGCACCGCAGTTTTAACCAAAGAGATTGAGCATGTTTTACGGG